A section of the Asticcacaulis sp. EMRT-3 genome encodes:
- a CDS encoding AEC family transporter — protein sequence MLETLGRVIIFFAFIGLGAVLSRAGRLDRAGLDGLTAYFYWLAFPCWLMVSFARLPAINATHAMALIAYACALLLTAAAVVVAVRLSGGHIEKGRDISIAAGFSGFINNSAFLGIPVVTSLFGARVSAIAPLVVAADFLILFTIGCASLAKASGHTFREALIRTAKNPTVIGALIGVLLMLSRLHLPEAVSGALDLLGRSGPPVALVALGGMLGLMPARQLIRPDRASTFAIIGKILLAPALVALVLHFLPVDPLTYKVCVFLAATPTAVSVFVQSRMYGLWYEGAARTVAQSTLISLFTLSGLALLLSA from the coding sequence ATGCTGGAAACCCTCGGTCGCGTCATTATTTTTTTCGCCTTTATCGGCTTAGGCGCTGTGTTGTCACGCGCAGGCAGGCTGGATCGCGCCGGTCTGGACGGCCTGACCGCCTATTTCTACTGGCTGGCCTTTCCGTGCTGGCTGATGGTCAGCTTCGCCCGCCTGCCCGCCATCAACGCCACCCACGCAATGGCCCTGATCGCCTATGCCTGCGCGCTTTTGCTGACGGCAGCGGCGGTTGTGGTGGCCGTGCGCCTCAGTGGCGGCCACATCGAAAAGGGACGCGACATTTCCATTGCGGCGGGCTTTTCCGGCTTCATCAACAATTCGGCTTTTCTCGGCATTCCGGTTGTCACCAGCCTGTTCGGCGCGCGCGTCTCGGCCATAGCGCCTCTGGTGGTGGCCGCCGATTTCCTGATCCTGTTCACCATCGGCTGCGCCAGTCTGGCCAAGGCGTCAGGCCATACCTTCCGCGAAGCCCTGATCCGCACAGCCAAAAACCCGACCGTCATCGGCGCTTTGATCGGCGTTTTGCTGATGCTGTCTCGCCTGCACCTGCCCGAAGCCGTATCCGGCGCCCTCGACCTGCTCGGCCGCTCCGGCCCGCCGGTGGCGCTGGTGGCGCTGGGCGGGATGCTGGGTCTGATGCCCGCCCGCCAGTTGATCCGTCCCGACCGCGCCAGCACGTTTGCCATCATCGGCAAAATCCTGCTGGCCCCCGCTCTGGTGGCGCTGGTTCTGCATTTTCTGCCGGTCGATCCCCTGACCTACAAGGTGTGCGTCTTCCTGGCCGCCACACCCACGGCGGTCAGTGTTTTCGTGCAGAGCCGCATGTACGGCCTGTGGTACGAAGGCGCGGCGCGCACCGTGGCGCAAAGCACGCTGATCAGCCTGTTCACCCTGTCGGGACTGGCCTTGCTGCTATCGGCCTGA
- a CDS encoding phosphatidylglycerol lysyltransferase domain-containing protein has protein sequence MNRDLTIQHILLDSATRLIPQLFAVVMFAAGGLLLVSVLTPIDPKFMPYVVRWLPLGLVEFSHAIGTASGVLMLFVARGLWERIDTAWYMAMFLFCLAAVVSLTRELAVVPAVLLTICALLLIPCKDAFNRRSNLLSLSINPIWAGLSIATLGVIVWSGFYAYQHVPYAHSMWVHFSYRASASRFLRGLVVMAVTAGLILLYRLFGIARQLPPEPQEEDVERLKTVVAGASNPQAWLALLRDKHILWNDDQTAFIMYGVSGQQWVVMGEPIGPKAEAEALCWQLKELASLSNARLSFYQVSPNLLPLMIDLGLRPYKIGEEAMVDVAAFDLAGKKGYGFRQTIKRFEGLGAEFEVIAPEDVGPQLDRLKAVSDAWLKGKSAKEKSYSLGCFQDDYMRLTPVAVLRVGGEIVAFANLWPTQDRTLLSIDLMRYAPDAPPSTMEYLFLQLIFYTREHGYRYFSLGLAPLAGLRAKPLSSAWPKLASLIWELGGEFYNFEGLRAYKEKFKPDWEPRYFAVPGQEAALVPALMAVVALGGRTPKPMRVTPDDAPA, from the coding sequence ATGAATCGCGATCTTACTATCCAACATATCTTGCTCGATTCCGCTACCCGCCTGATTCCACAACTGTTTGCGGTGGTGATGTTTGCGGCGGGAGGGCTGCTGCTCGTGTCGGTGCTGACGCCGATTGATCCGAAATTCATGCCCTATGTCGTCCGGTGGCTGCCTCTGGGCCTCGTCGAATTTTCGCACGCCATCGGCACGGCCAGCGGCGTGTTGATGCTGTTTGTGGCGCGCGGTCTGTGGGAACGCATCGATACGGCCTGGTACATGGCCATGTTTTTGTTTTGTCTGGCGGCGGTGGTGTCGCTGACGCGCGAACTGGCCGTGGTGCCTGCCGTCTTGCTGACCATCTGCGCCCTTCTGCTGATCCCGTGTAAGGACGCCTTCAACCGTCGCTCCAATCTGCTCAGCCTGTCGATCAATCCGATCTGGGCGGGGCTGAGTATCGCCACCTTAGGCGTGATCGTCTGGAGCGGGTTTTACGCCTATCAGCATGTGCCCTACGCCCATTCGATGTGGGTGCATTTCTCATATCGCGCCTCGGCGTCGCGGTTTTTGCGCGGGCTGGTGGTGATGGCGGTGACGGCGGGTCTGATCCTGTTGTACAGGCTGTTCGGCATTGCACGCCAGTTACCACCCGAACCGCAGGAAGAAGATGTCGAGCGCCTGAAAACCGTGGTGGCGGGGGCTTCCAATCCACAGGCCTGGCTGGCCCTGTTGCGCGACAAACACATCTTATGGAACGACGATCAGACCGCCTTCATCATGTACGGCGTGTCGGGTCAGCAATGGGTGGTGATGGGCGAACCGATCGGCCCCAAGGCCGAGGCCGAGGCCCTGTGCTGGCAGCTTAAAGAGTTGGCTTCACTCAGCAATGCACGCTTAAGCTTCTATCAGGTCAGCCCCAATCTGCTGCCGCTGATGATCGATCTGGGCCTGCGCCCCTATAAGATCGGAGAAGAGGCGATGGTCGATGTCGCCGCCTTCGATCTGGCTGGCAAGAAGGGCTATGGTTTCCGCCAGACCATCAAGCGCTTTGAGGGGCTGGGGGCGGAGTTTGAGGTCATCGCGCCCGAAGATGTCGGCCCGCAACTGGATCGGCTGAAGGCCGTGTCCGATGCCTGGCTCAAGGGTAAGTCCGCCAAGGAAAAGAGCTATTCGCTAGGCTGTTTTCAGGACGATTATATGCGCCTGACGCCAGTGGCGGTGCTGCGTGTCGGCGGTGAGATCGTCGCCTTCGCCAATCTGTGGCCGACGCAGGATCGCACCCTGTTGTCGATCGATCTGATGCGCTATGCGCCCGATGCGCCGCCCAGCACGATGGAATATCTGTTCCTGCAACTGATCTTTTATACCCGGGAACACGGCTATCGCTATTTTTCGCTGGGTCTGGCACCATTGGCCGGATTACGTGCCAAGCCGCTGTCGAGCGCCTGGCCGAAACTGGCCTCGCTCATCTGGGAACTGGGCGGAGAATTCTACAATTTCGAAGGCCTGCGCGCCTACAAGGAAAAGTTCAAACCCGACTGGGAACCGCGCTATTTCGCCGTGCCGGGGCAGGAGGCGGCGCTGGTGCCGGCCCTGATGGCCGTGGTGGCGCTGGGTGGACGCACGCCCAAGCCGATGCGCGTCACGCCCGATGACGCACCGGCCTGA
- a CDS encoding SPOR domain-containing protein, with translation MTDLAHLRKVGIVCAAASLALGLNGCDNSNLRKTFADLKAVQVDDSGQPAQKRLTKNDVRLLVSTAKAMTVGQGGLFKPQAAEPNKVTFAVVDPLKMPPPDDGGPLRVLPADTVARARLQAARDLPDLPILQAAAQTATQAVAQAATQAVVQSVMPSGTSGRTMLAAKAPVAPSPAASAESNRLIQVGSFSSVQAARTAWDHLQTQYPVALRYKARFQPITTASGQAMVRLKVGPVADGAHAEALCQALSVRDSWCERAG, from the coding sequence ATGACCGATCTTGCCCATCTTCGTAAAGTAGGGATTGTCTGCGCCGCCGCAAGTCTGGCGCTGGGCCTGAATGGCTGCGACAACAGCAATCTGCGCAAGACCTTCGCCGATCTCAAGGCCGTTCAGGTCGATGACAGCGGCCAGCCGGCGCAGAAAAGACTAACCAAGAACGATGTGCGCCTGCTGGTGAGCACCGCCAAGGCCATGACGGTGGGGCAAGGTGGCCTTTTCAAGCCGCAGGCCGCTGAGCCCAATAAGGTGACCTTCGCCGTGGTCGATCCGCTCAAAATGCCGCCGCCGGACGATGGCGGGCCCTTGCGGGTTTTACCCGCCGATACGGTTGCACGCGCCCGTTTGCAGGCGGCGCGCGATCTGCCTGACCTGCCGATCTTGCAGGCTGCCGCCCAAACGGCTACTCAGGCGGTCGCGCAGGCGGCTACTCAGGCCGTTGTTCAGTCTGTTATGCCGTCAGGCACATCCGGGCGCACGATGTTGGCCGCGAAGGCCCCCGTCGCACCCTCGCCGGCTGCGTCTGCGGAATCAAACCGCCTGATTCAGGTCGGCTCTTTCTCGTCCGTGCAGGCGGCCCGCACCGCCTGGGATCATTTGCAGACCCAATATCCGGTGGCATTGCGCTACAAGGCGCGCTTTCAGCCCATCACCACGGCCAGCGGTCAGGCGATGGTGCGCCTGAAGGTGGGGCCGGTGGCCGATGGCGCGCACGCCGAAGCTCTGTGCCAGGCGCTGTCGGTGCGCGATAGCTGGTGCGAGCGCGCCGGTTGA
- a CDS encoding type II toxin-antitoxin system VapC family toxin, whose product MNRPLLLDTCAAIWLAEDAALSEAAVSALDAAADRGESLYVSPYTAWEIGMLVSRRRLSIAISPQQWFRRLLGAPLIRLAEMTPDILIAASFLPSDTLRDPADKVIVATAREMGLTIVTRDQLILDYAGEGHVGAVAC is encoded by the coding sequence ATGAACAGGCCGCTCCTGCTCGATACGTGTGCCGCCATCTGGCTGGCCGAGGATGCCGCCCTGTCCGAGGCGGCGGTTTCGGCGCTCGATGCGGCGGCGGACAGGGGGGAATCTCTCTATGTTTCACCCTATACGGCTTGGGAAATCGGTATGCTGGTTTCGCGCCGCCGCCTGTCGATCGCCATCAGCCCGCAGCAATGGTTTCGCCGTTTGCTGGGTGCGCCGCTGATCCGCCTGGCCGAGATGACGCCCGATATATTGATCGCGGCCTCCTTCCTGCCATCGGACACATTACGCGATCCGGCAGACAAGGTGATTGTGGCGACGGCACGCGAAATGGGCCTGACGATTGTGACGCGCGACCAGTTGATCCTCGACTATGCCGGAGAAGGCCATGTCGGGGCGGTCGCCTGTTAG
- a CDS encoding DUF1489 domain-containing protein: MSEIHLVKLCVGADSVDDLRAWEKVRGEISYVHTRNQPKQAQELLDGGSLYWVIKGHILCRREIVSIDYDEAAQQCLIGLSTRHFPTESQPRRPFQGWRYLKADDAPRDLSEAESDLPPEMTRALKEAGVW; the protein is encoded by the coding sequence GTGAGCGAAATTCATCTGGTGAAACTGTGTGTCGGTGCCGATTCCGTCGATGATCTGCGGGCCTGGGAAAAGGTGCGCGGCGAGATTTCCTATGTCCATACACGCAACCAGCCCAAACAGGCGCAGGAACTGCTCGATGGCGGATCGCTCTACTGGGTGATCAAGGGCCATATCCTGTGCCGCCGCGAGATCGTGTCGATTGACTATGACGAGGCGGCGCAGCAATGCCTGATCGGGCTGAGCACACGGCATTTTCCGACCGAATCACAGCCGCGTCGGCCTTTTCAGGGCTGGCGCTATCTCAAGGCCGACGATGCGCCGCGCGACCTCAGCGAAGCCGAAAGCGACCTGCCGCCCGAAATGACGCGCGCCCTCAAAGAGGCGGGTGTGTGGTAG
- the panC gene encoding pantoate--beta-alanine ligase: protein MPDTAALPRIAHARTLSDLRRQRETLTGRVAFVPTMGALHEGHLDLVRHARSLADRVVVSIFVNPLQFAPHEDLDRYPRDEAGDLARLESVGCDLVYLPTPDVLYPQGFVSRIDMAGPALGLETDFRPQFFSGVATVVSKLFHQVRPDVAVFGEKDYQQLAVIRTMVRDFDMEIEVVGLPTVREPDGLALSSRNAYLSPQERATAPKLHQVLQEVRNAVLAGEDADAAIARAHTALQQAGFGQIDYIALRDATSLGEPQSGQTLRLLAALWLGKTRLIDNIAV, encoded by the coding sequence ATGCCGGATACTGCCGCCCTGCCCCGCATCGCCCACGCCCGCACGCTTAGCGATCTGCGCCGCCAGAGGGAAACCCTGACCGGTCGCGTGGCCTTTGTGCCGACGATGGGTGCCCTGCATGAGGGCCATCTCGATCTGGTGCGCCACGCCCGCAGCCTGGCTGATCGGGTGGTGGTGTCGATCTTCGTCAATCCACTGCAATTCGCCCCCCACGAAGACCTCGACCGCTATCCGCGCGATGAGGCGGGCGATCTGGCGCGGCTGGAAAGCGTCGGCTGCGATCTCGTCTATCTGCCGACGCCGGACGTTTTGTATCCGCAAGGCTTTGTCAGCCGGATCGACATGGCCGGGCCTGCGCTCGGCCTGGAAACGGATTTCCGCCCGCAATTCTTTTCCGGCGTAGCCACGGTCGTCTCCAAGCTGTTCCATCAGGTGCGCCCCGATGTCGCCGTCTTCGGTGAGAAGGACTATCAGCAGCTGGCCGTCATCCGCACGATGGTGCGCGATTTCGACATGGAGATCGAGGTTGTCGGCCTGCCCACGGTGCGCGAGCCCGACGGACTGGCCCTGTCGTCGCGCAACGCCTATCTCAGCCCACAGGAGCGCGCCACAGCGCCCAAACTGCATCAGGTTTTGCAAGAGGTGCGCAACGCCGTGCTGGCGGGCGAAGATGCGGATGCCGCCATCGCGCGCGCCCATACAGCGCTGCAACAGGCCGGTTTCGGCCAGATCGACTATATCGCTCTGCGCGACGCTACAAGCCTTGGCGAGCCGCAATCCGGCCAGACGCTGCGCCTGCTGGCCGCCCTGTGGCTGGGCAAGACCCGCCTGATCGATAATATCGCGGTTTAG
- the alaS gene encoding alanine--tRNA ligase, which produces MTTSPTLNQIRQAFLDYFAKQGHEVVSSSSLVPHNDPTLMFTNAGMVPFKNVFTGAETRPYKRATSSQKVVRAGGKHNDLDNVGYTARHHTFFEMLGNFSFGDYFKAEAIEFAWKLITEDYGIDKNRLMATVYIDDDEAFDLWKKIAGLPESRIARIAGSDNFWSMGDTGPCGPCTEIFYDHGDHIWGGPPGTPEEDGDRFVEIWNLVFMQYDQQPDGTRLNLPKPSIDTGMGLERVAAVLQGVHNNYDIDLFRNLIAASVAATGVKAEGEALPSHRVIADHLRSSSFLIADGVTPSNEGRGYVLRRIMRRAMRHAYLLGAETPLLHRLVPALVAEMGDHYGELKRAEASIVDTLRQEEERFRRTLGRGMNLLDEATRDLKSGDVMSGETAFKLYDTYGFPLDLTQDAVRARGLTVDTAAFEVAMEEQRNRAREHWTGSGEKAVAAEWFAIRDAVGASEFVGYEHLDAQGHVQALVLDGESVEEAHAGDTVEVVFEKTPFYPEGGGQAGDTGTAELLHGKARVRDTHRHAGELIVHRMEIVEGSLKLGDKVELHVDAHKRATTRSNHSAAHLLHAALKHVLGPHVAQKGQLVDADRMRFDFSHGAPLSDEEITRIEAEVNAVILQNAAASTKMMTPDEAIAEGAVALFGEKYGDEVRVLALGSALDGDGSFSVELCGGTHVARTGDIALFKIVSEGGVAAGIRRIEAVTGESARQFLLEQAGVARNLADQFKVPVGQVEARVEALIAERKKLEKELSEAKRALAVGGGGAAAGPEDINGIKLLARVLDGVGGKDLRPLAEDFKKQVGSGIVALIGRLDGKAAVTVAVTPDLTGRFNAAELAKAAVIAMGGQGAGGKPDFAQGGAPDDAKADDGLAAVRAQITASA; this is translated from the coding sequence ATGACGACTTCGCCTACGCTCAATCAAATTCGCCAGGCCTTCCTCGATTATTTTGCGAAGCAGGGCCACGAGGTCGTCAGTTCGTCGTCGCTGGTGCCGCACAATGACCCGACCCTGATGTTCACCAATGCCGGTATGGTGCCGTTCAAGAACGTCTTTACCGGCGCTGAAACGCGGCCCTATAAACGCGCCACCTCATCGCAGAAGGTTGTGCGGGCGGGTGGCAAGCATAATGACCTCGATAATGTCGGCTATACAGCGCGCCACCACACCTTTTTCGAGATGCTCGGCAATTTCTCCTTCGGCGACTATTTCAAGGCTGAGGCGATTGAATTTGCCTGGAAACTGATCACCGAAGATTACGGCATCGACAAGAACCGCCTGATGGCCACCGTCTATATCGATGATGATGAGGCGTTCGATCTGTGGAAAAAGATCGCCGGTCTGCCCGAATCGCGCATCGCCCGCATCGCCGGTTCCGATAATTTCTGGTCGATGGGCGATACCGGCCCGTGCGGCCCGTGCACCGAAATCTTCTATGATCACGGCGATCATATCTGGGGCGGCCCGCCGGGCACACCGGAAGAGGACGGCGACCGTTTCGTCGAAATCTGGAATCTGGTCTTCATGCAATATGATCAGCAGCCGGACGGCACCCGCCTCAACCTGCCCAAGCCATCGATTGACACCGGCATGGGACTGGAGCGCGTCGCTGCCGTCTTGCAGGGCGTGCATAATAATTACGACATCGACCTGTTCCGCAACCTGATTGCCGCCTCCGTTGCCGCCACCGGCGTCAAGGCCGAGGGCGAGGCCCTGCCGTCGCACCGCGTCATCGCCGATCATCTGCGCTCATCCTCCTTCCTGATCGCCGATGGCGTCACGCCGTCGAATGAGGGGCGCGGCTATGTGCTGCGCCGGATCATGCGCCGCGCCATGCGCCACGCCTATCTGCTCGGCGCCGAAACGCCGTTGCTGCATCGTCTGGTGCCGGCGCTGGTCGCTGAAATGGGTGATCATTATGGCGAACTGAAACGCGCCGAGGCCAGCATCGTCGATACGTTGCGTCAGGAAGAAGAACGGTTCCGACGCACTCTGGGGCGCGGCATGAACCTGCTCGATGAGGCGACACGTGATCTGAAATCGGGCGACGTGATGAGTGGTGAAACGGCCTTCAAGCTGTACGACACCTATGGTTTTCCCCTCGATCTGACGCAGGACGCCGTGCGCGCCCGTGGCCTGACCGTCGATACGGCGGCCTTTGAGGTGGCGATGGAAGAACAGCGCAATCGCGCCCGCGAACATTGGACGGGCTCCGGTGAAAAGGCCGTGGCCGCCGAATGGTTCGCCATCCGCGACGCCGTTGGCGCGTCGGAATTTGTCGGCTACGAGCATTTGGATGCTCAGGGCCATGTGCAGGCCCTGGTGCTGGACGGCGAAAGCGTCGAAGAAGCCCATGCCGGCGATACGGTTGAGGTTGTGTTTGAAAAGACGCCCTTCTACCCCGAAGGCGGCGGGCAGGCGGGCGATACCGGCACGGCCGAACTGCTGCATGGCAAGGCGCGCGTACGCGATACCCATCGTCATGCCGGTGAGCTGATCGTGCACCGCATGGAGATTGTCGAGGGCAGCCTGAAGCTGGGCGACAAGGTGGAACTGCACGTCGATGCCCATAAACGCGCCACCACGCGCTCTAACCATTCGGCGGCGCACCTGCTGCACGCCGCGCTCAAACACGTTTTGGGCCCGCATGTGGCGCAGAAGGGCCAACTGGTCGATGCCGACCGGATGCGTTTCGATTTCAGCCACGGCGCGCCTTTGAGCGACGAAGAGATCACGCGCATCGAGGCCGAGGTCAATGCGGTCATCCTGCAAAATGCCGCCGCCTCGACCAAGATGATGACGCCCGACGAGGCCATTGCCGAGGGTGCTGTGGCGCTGTTTGGTGAAAAATACGGCGACGAGGTGCGGGTGCTGGCGCTGGGTAGCGCGCTGGACGGCGACGGCAGTTTTTCGGTCGAACTGTGTGGCGGCACCCACGTAGCGCGCACCGGCGACATCGCCCTGTTCAAGATCGTCTCCGAAGGCGGCGTGGCGGCAGGCATCCGCCGTATCGAGGCTGTGACCGGCGAATCCGCGCGGCAATTCCTGCTCGAACAGGCAGGCGTGGCGCGCAATCTGGCCGACCAGTTCAAGGTTCCGGTAGGTCAGGTCGAGGCAAGGGTCGAGGCCCTGATCGCCGAGCGCAAGAAGCTGGAAAAAGAATTGTCCGAAGCCAAGCGTGCTCTGGCTGTGGGGGGCGGTGGCGCGGCGGCGGGCCCCGAAGACATCAATGGAATCAAATTGCTGGCGCGCGTTCTCGATGGGGTGGGCGGCAAGGATCTGCGTCCGCTGGCCGAAGATTTCAAAAAGCAGGTCGGTTCGGGCATTGTGGCCCTGATCGGCAGGCTGGACGGCAAGGCGGCGGTGACCGTGGCGGTGACGCCCGACCTGACGGGCCGCTTCAATGCCGCCGAACTGGCGAAAGCCGCCGTGATCGCTATGGGCGGGCAGGGCGCGGGTGGCAAGCCCGATTTCGCCCAGGGCGGCGCGCCCGACGATGCGAAGGCCGATGACGGGCTGGCGGCGGTCAGGGCCCAGATCACAGCTTCCGCCTGA
- a CDS encoding glucose 1-dehydrogenase: protein MDRLAGKIIVVTGGASGIGEAIARAAIHERARVIIADIHRPPGLKLAQELGPEAHFLELDVAEETSWAAGLDAVVAAHGRLDVLVNNAGVTGHAGDGQNDPEHTSLDEWRRVMRVNLDGVFLGCKHAIRVMRATGGGSIINMSSRSGLVGVPHQAAYAASKAAVRNHTKSVALYCAEQGLNIRCNSVHPAAILTPMWEAMLKDGADAKAVAAASPLHRFGRLDEVAAIVTLLASDEATFITGSEFNIDGGILAGSAGSPK, encoded by the coding sequence ATGGACAGGCTGGCCGGCAAGATCATTGTGGTCACCGGCGGCGCCAGCGGTATCGGCGAAGCGATTGCGCGCGCGGCCATCCATGAGCGGGCGCGCGTCATTATCGCCGATATTCACCGGCCTCCCGGCCTGAAACTGGCGCAGGAACTGGGGCCGGAGGCGCATTTTCTCGAACTCGACGTGGCCGAGGAAACGTCATGGGCGGCGGGGCTGGATGCCGTGGTGGCGGCGCATGGCCGGTTGGATGTTCTGGTCAATAATGCTGGTGTGACCGGCCATGCCGGAGACGGCCAGAACGATCCGGAACATACCTCGCTTGATGAATGGCGGCGCGTGATGCGCGTCAATCTCGACGGCGTCTTTCTGGGCTGCAAGCACGCGATCCGCGTCATGCGCGCCACGGGCGGCGGTTCGATCATCAATATGTCGTCGCGCTCGGGTCTGGTGGGCGTGCCGCATCAGGCGGCCTATGCGGCCTCGAAGGCGGCGGTGCGCAACCATACCAAGAGCGTGGCGCTGTACTGCGCCGAGCAGGGCCTCAATATCCGCTGCAACTCAGTGCATCCGGCGGCCATACTGACGCCGATGTGGGAAGCCATGCTGAAGGACGGCGCGGATGCGAAAGCCGTGGCGGCGGCCAGCCCGCTGCATCGTTTTGGCCGTCTCGATGAGGTGGCCGCCATCGTCACCCTGCTGGCCTCGGATGAGGCGACCTTCATTACCGGTTCGGAATTCAATATTGACGGCGGCATTCTGGCGGGTTCTGCCGGTTCGCCGAAATAA
- the recA gene encoding recombinase RecA, with amino-acid sequence MSQAVLKLVAKNEAEKQRALEAALAQIDRAFGKGSVMKLGANGKVQEIESVSTGSLGLDMALGIGGLPKGRVIEIYGPESSGKTTLALHTVAEIQKAGGTAAFVDAEHALDPTYAGKLGVNLDDLLVSQPDNGEQALEITDTLVRSGAVDIVVIDSVAALTPRAEIEGDMGDSLPGLQARLMSQALRKLTGSISKSKCIVIFINQIRMKIGVMYGSPETTTGGNALKFYASVRLDIRRTGAIKVRDENIGNSVKVKVVKNKIAPPFREVEFDILFGHGISKIGEIIDLGVKAGIVEKSGSWFSYNSTRIGQGRDNAREFLKANPEMAKEIEMGIRHKSNVLSEELLGTPEPDANEGDESL; translated from the coding sequence ATGTCGCAGGCGGTATTGAAACTCGTGGCTAAGAACGAAGCAGAAAAACAACGGGCGCTCGAAGCAGCGCTGGCGCAGATCGACCGGGCCTTTGGCAAGGGCTCGGTGATGAAGCTGGGGGCCAATGGCAAGGTGCAGGAAATCGAATCGGTATCGACCGGTTCGCTGGGCCTTGATATGGCGCTGGGCATTGGCGGCCTGCCCAAGGGGCGGGTGATCGAAATTTATGGCCCGGAATCATCGGGTAAAACCACCCTGGCCCTGCATACGGTGGCCGAAATCCAGAAGGCGGGTGGCACAGCGGCCTTTGTGGATGCGGAACACGCGCTTGACCCCACCTATGCCGGTAAGCTGGGGGTCAATCTCGATGATCTTTTGGTGTCGCAGCCCGATAATGGTGAGCAGGCGCTGGAAATCACCGATACGCTGGTGCGTTCGGGCGCGGTGGACATTGTGGTGATCGATTCGGTGGCGGCGCTGACGCCGCGCGCTGAAATCGAAGGCGATATGGGCGACAGCCTGCCCGGTTTGCAGGCGCGCCTGATGAGCCAGGCCTTGCGCAAGCTGACCGGCTCGATCTCCAAGTCGAAGTGCATCGTCATCTTCATCAACCAGATCCGCATGAAGATCGGCGTCATGTATGGTTCGCCCGAAACGACGACCGGCGGCAATGCGCTGAAATTCTACGCCAGTGTTCGCCTGGATATTCGCCGCACCGGCGCGATCAAGGTGCGAGATGAAAACATCGGCAACAGCGTCAAGGTCAAGGTGGTCAAGAACAAGATCGCGCCGCCCTTCCGCGAAGTGGAATTCGATATTCTGTTCGGTCACGGTATCTCGAAGATCGGCGAAATCATCGATCTCGGCGTCAAGGCCGGTATTGTCGAGAAATCCGGCTCGTGGTTCTCCTATAATTCGACGCGCATCGGTCAGGGACGTGATAATGCCCGCGAATTCCTGAAGGCCAATCCCGAAATGGCGAAGGAAATCGAAATGGGCATCCGCCACAAATCGAACGTCCTGTCGGAAGAACTGCTCGGCACGCCGGAACCCGACGCCAATGAAGGCGATGAGTCGCTGTAA
- a CDS encoding molybdopterin-binding protein, translating into MTPNNPTAAILIIGDEILSGRTIDTNVNTIARFLGALGIDLAEVRMIHDDEAQIITAVNALRGAYDYVFSTGGIGPTHDDITADCMAKAFGVAISEHPQALDILQARALKMGWELNANSRRMARIPQGADLIKNPVSAAPGFQLGNVFVMAGVPKIMESMLQDVAPRLRTGRQAVSRTLKLIYIGESWAADALRETARRYPELSLGSYPFGMSTDGEFGTQLVIRGLDADQVDQARTELLTALEPVVAEAQARNPAALLEDISV; encoded by the coding sequence ATGACGCCAAACAATCCCACCGCCGCTATCCTGATCATTGGCGATGAAATCCTGTCGGGCCGTACCATCGACACCAATGTCAACACCATTGCCCGCTTTTTAGGGGCGCTGGGCATCGACCTGGCCGAGGTGCGCATGATCCACGATGATGAGGCCCAGATCATCACGGCGGTCAATGCCCTGCGCGGGGCTTATGATTATGTCTTTTCGACCGGCGGCATCGGCCCCACCCATGACGACATCACCGCCGACTGCATGGCGAAGGCTTTTGGCGTCGCCATCAGCGAACATCCGCAGGCGCTGGACATTCTTCAGGCGCGGGCGCTGAAAATGGGATGGGAACTGAACGCCAACAGCCGCCGCATGGCGCGCATTCCGCAGGGCGCTGATCTGATCAAAAATCCGGTATCGGCCGCCCCCGGCTTCCAGCTTGGCAATGTCTTCGTCATGGCGGGCGTGCCCAAGATCATGGAATCCATGCTGCAGGACGTCGCCCCGCGTTTGCGCACCGGCAGACAGGCGGTTTCGCGCACGCTGAAGCTGATCTATATCGGCGAAAGCTGGGCGGCCGACGCCCTGCGCGAAACCGCCAGGCGCTATCCCGAACTGTCGCTGGGCAGCTATCCTTTCGGTATGTCCACCGATGGCGAATTCGGCACCCAGCTTGTGATTCGGGGCCTCGACGCCGATCAGGTCGATCAGGCCCGCACGGAGCTGCTGACGGCACTCGAACCGGTGGTGGCCGAGGCGCAGGCGCGCAATCCCGCTGCTCTGCTTGAAGACATCAGCGTCTGA